The Endozoicomonas sp. 4G DNA segment TTCGGGTCACGTTTAACAGTGCCCGGAACCACAACACCACCACCACGAATTTTCTGGCCAACGGGCGCTTCGCCGCTAGCCATCTGGGCTGGAGAAAAGTAGTGATTGATGTTTTCCTTCAGGGCAAACAGGGCCAGGGTCACAGCGACACCGACACCGGCCAGCAATAAAAGGACTAATAATAAGCGTTGTTTGCGAACTGGATTCATTCCACTGATACCTCTTGAGCATCCTGATCTTTAATGTTGACTCTGGATTGACTGCTGCGCACCTGACGCAGCACCTGGGACAGGATCCGCTTTCTCGCCCATAGCGGGGAAATAATGTTGTAGACGATGATCAGTAGACCAATGCCGTAAGTTGACCACACATAGGCACCGTGCCCACCCATTTGTAGCAAACTTCCCAGACTTTCAAAATACATAGTGCTCAGTTCCCCAGTCTGGTTAATACGATCTTGTGGACCCATTTGGTTCGTCGCTCACGATCCAATATTTCGGTTCGCAAACGGAGAATAAGGACAACGGTAAAAAACAGATAAAAAGCCGCAATACTGATCAACAAGGGCCAGAGCATCTCGGGCGCCATGGATGGCTTTTCGGTGAGCTTGAGCGTGGCGCCCTGGTGCAGGGTATTCCACCACTGGACAGAAAATTTGATGATGGGGATATTAACCACCCCCACCAGCGTCAGGATGGCACAGGCTTTTGCCGCGGTATTAACATTTCTTATGGCACCGCGAAGGGCGATGACTCCCATATAAAGGAACAGCAGAATCAGCATGGAGGTCAGCCTGGCATCCCACACCCACCAGGTGCCCCAGGTCGGCTTACCCCAGATAGCGCCTGATATCAGCGCCAGCAGGCAGAATGAAGCCCCGATGGGTGCACAACACTTCAGTGCCATGTCAGCCAGTTTCATTTTCCACACCAGGGTAACGACACCGGCAGAAGCCATCATCACGTAGATAGCCGAGGCCAGAAAGGCGGTGGGAACGTGCAGAAATATAATCCGGTAACTGTTGCCCTGCAGGTAGTCCGGTGGCGTAAACATCAGACCCCAGATCAGCCCGGTTGCCATCAACAGGGCTGCCAGAATGGCCAGCCAGGGCAACCATTTACCACTGATCTCGTAAAACCACTTGGGCGACCCCAGTTTATGAAAAAAAGTCCAGTTCATTTTTTACTCTACCGTGACTGGTTCCGTTGCTCAGTCTGCAACTATTCTCAGTGATGCGGCTATCGCCAGGGGCGCCAGACACAATCCCAACATCAGCAATGCCGCTATCCACAGCAAGTGCCCCGAATAGGGCATCCCCTCTACCGCAGACTGAACAGCACCGGTCCCGAAAATCAAAACCGGAATATACAAAGGTAAAGACAGCAATGTCAGTAGTATTCCCCCTCTCTGCACACGTACTGTCAATGCTGCACCAATGCCTCCAGCGAGACTCATCAGCGGAGTACCCAGCAGCAGACTGAGCATTAATGCCGGAAAAGCCTGTGTTGGTAAATGCAGCATCAGGGCCAGCAGCGGGGCCATAACAATCAACGCCACCCCGGTCGTCAGCCAGTGCGCAGACATTTTAGCCAGCACCAATAAAGGCAACGGGTGCGGCGATAACAGTAGCTGATCCAATGAGCCGTCTTCCTGATCGCTTCTGAACAGCGAGTCCAGGGAAAGCAGAACCGCCAGCAAGGCACCGATCCAGACAATGCCACCGGCTAACTGAGACAAGAGTTCTTTCTCAGGAGCAATCCCCAGGGGAAACAAACTGGCAACCATGAGATAAAAAGCCACGGGATTCAAGGTCTGCCCCGGTGTCCGAAAAGCCAGAACCAGATCTCTTTTGACCAATCCCAGAAATGCCCGGCTGCCCTGCAGTGACCGGCCTCGCAATGACCGGCCTCGCAATGAAGAGTCACTCATAACCAGGCTCCTGAGTCTTCATGATCGTTTTCTTCCTCTGAAGGGGCATAAGCCTCCAGACGCAGTTTCCTGACCCGATCAGACAGCTTTGACAGACTCTGATGGCTGGTCATGACCACAGCGCCGTTATTCTCAATGTGCTGCGCCAGCAATTGTTCAAGCCAGGCTACCCCGTCCACGTCAATGGCGGTAAAGGGCTCATCAAGAATCCAGAGCGGCGTGGTTGACAACGATAGGTCTGCCAGGGCCACCCGTCGGTGCTGACCTGCCGAAAGTTGCCCGCAGGGAACCTCCTCATAGCCAGCAAGGCTAACTTGCTCCAGCGCAGAGACAATCGACGGTTCCGGGTAACGTTCATTGCGAAGGCTTGAGCGCCACAGAATATTTTCAATCGGAGTGAGTTCGGTTTTAACCGCGGGTTTATGACCAAAGTAAAAGGTTGACAATCGAAAATCGGCATAGACGCTGGAAAGCTTCTGCCCCCGCCAGCTCAGCTCTCCCCGATAATCACTACAAAGGCCAGCCACCACTCTCAAAAGCGTGGTCTTACCGGCACCATTACAGCCTTCTATCTGTAGCAGTTCCCCCGGGGACAGTTGAATGGAGAGGTTTGAAAAAAGAACACGGTCGTCTCGTTCACACTCCAGCTTTGCCACTTCGAGCAAGTCGTTTTCCCTTAAATCAGTCGGTCGATGGAGCTGTTCAAAAAACACTCTTAAGAAGAACACTCTTAAGAAGAACACTCTTAAGAAGAACACTATGACAGCCATAAAGCCGGACAGGATTATATCGAAAAAAACGTTTGTTCCGAAGTAATTAACGATCTGGATTATGTAAATTCTCAGGCATTGACCAGCATTCAACGCCCCCGGTTATTCACCCACCAGACCGCTGCCTCAACTCGAGAACGGAAGTCCAGTTTGCGAAGCATCCGTTTAACATGAACCTTGACCGTGCCTTCACTGATGTTCATTTTTCGGGCAATTATCTTGTTGGCATCCCCTTCTGCAATAAACTGAAGCACCTCCCGCTCCTTGGGTGTCAGCAAATCAATCTTGCTGGTCTGGGTGCTGTCAGGCCTGAGCACAGAAGCCAGCACTTCAGCCAGTCGGACATCGATAGCCAGCTTCCCCATGGCAGCTTGTGAAATCTGCCCCAAAAGTTCTTCAGGCTCCATGTCTTTCAGCAAATAACCATCCGCTCCAGCCCGAAACATGGCTGCAACATCATCCTTATGCTCTGAAACAGTGAGCACCACAACCCTGGAAACCACCCCGTTTGCCCTCATCGCCTTGAGTGTTTCCAGCCCGTCCATACCTTTCATATTCAGATCCAGCAGAATCAGATCCGGTTCGAGCTCAATGGCCTTTTTCAAGCCAGTCGCTCCGTCACCCACTTCGGCAATGACTTTCAGACCTTCTTCTTCATCAATTAACTGAGCCAATCCTTTTCGAAGTAATGGGTGATCATCAATTAATAAAATACTTGTGTCGTTCATCATCCCCCCCCTCACAGCAATGAAAACTCAAGGCGCACGCGAGCCCCGCCCAAACCGGAGCTTTCAAAATAAAGCTGGCCTCCGAGGCTTTCTGCCCTTTCCTGCATGATGGTTGTGCCGTAATGGCCCGGTGTGCTTATCTCTTTACCAAAACCTGATCCATCGTCGTCTATTAAAACCTGAACCTTTTCCGGCGCAACCTGTTCACAGACGACCGTCGCTTGTTTTGCCCCGGAATGCTGGATCACATTGACCAGCCCTTCCCGGACAATATGCAAAACATGAATCTGATGGTGAGCATCAAGATGACAGAACCGCAAACGATAGTCGAGGTTAAACTTCACACTCTCATCCCGCTTACTGTACTCTTTCATCGTTTGTTGCAGGGCCTCCTCAAGACTGCCGAAAGACATACTGAGCCGAAACGTATTCAATAACTCCCTGAGCTGTCGGTAGGCGTTATTCACCCCTTCACGTATATCTTCGACAACCAGGTGGACGGATTCTTCTAACCCCATTCGTTCAAGCACTTTCTTTAATCGAGTGACCTGAATTTTCTGGTAAGACAACGCCTGGGCCAGCGAATCGTGCAACTCCCTGGCGATAACCGCCCTCTCTTCCATTAACAGCAGTCGCCTCTCCTGAGTCTGGTAACTGCTGCGATACAGTGAAGTGGAGACAATATCACCAAAGGTTCTCAACCACTGCCTGCTCTCTTCCGTTAAACACTGCCCATCATGCAGAGAGATTTGCAGATAACCGTAACCCTGGTCATTCTGACTCAGTGAGAACTGGATGTCCGATGAGGGTGCTTGAATACAGCCCTCGCACTGACCGACATTACAAATCTCATTAAAGGTCTCGCTTTCAGGGAAAATCCTCTGCAATCTCATACTTGCTGTATTGCCAGTCAGACAGACATAAGCACTTTTAAGCCCAAGCAACTGCTTCCACCGCTCCAGCAACAACATCAGCTGATCTTCATCATAGGGATTCATACCCAGAGTTCGAGAAGATTCATACAACAATTGCAAAGCCGTATTGGCCTGCTCCAGAGATCGAGTCTTAGCTGATACCTTTGCCTCAAGATCGCTATAAAGCAGAGAAAGGCTGTCAGCCATGGCCGAGAAAGTCTCTGTCAGCTGCCCCATTTCATTGGCATCCCGATAATCGAGACGCAGATGATCGAACTCACCACAGCGAACCTTCTTTGCCGCCTTACTGAGCTGCTCAACCGGTCTGATCAGGTTCAACTGAATGTAGCGAATGGTCATGACCCCAATGGCCAGAATGGAACACAGTGAAAAGATCGCCAGTATCACCAGCCAGTGCAATTTTCGCTCGGTATGCAACTGCAATGAGGTCACCAGATCGTTGAGACGATCAACAAAACCGGGGGCTTTATCC contains these protein-coding regions:
- the ccmD gene encoding heme exporter protein CcmD, whose protein sequence is MYFESLGSLLQMGGHGAYVWSTYGIGLLIIVYNIISPLWARKRILSQVLRQVRSSQSRVNIKDQDAQEVSVE
- a CDS encoding heme ABC transporter permease; this translates as MNWTFFHKLGSPKWFYEISGKWLPWLAILAALLMATGLIWGLMFTPPDYLQGNSYRIIFLHVPTAFLASAIYVMMASAGVVTLVWKMKLADMALKCCAPIGASFCLLALISGAIWGKPTWGTWWVWDARLTSMLILLFLYMGVIALRGAIRNVNTAAKACAILTLVGVVNIPIIKFSVQWWNTLHQGATLKLTEKPSMAPEMLWPLLISIAAFYLFFTVVLILRLRTEILDRERRTKWVHKIVLTRLGN
- the ccmB gene encoding heme exporter protein CcmB, yielding MSDSSLRGRSLRGRSLQGSRAFLGLVKRDLVLAFRTPGQTLNPVAFYLMVASLFPLGIAPEKELLSQLAGGIVWIGALLAVLLSLDSLFRSDQEDGSLDQLLLSPHPLPLLVLAKMSAHWLTTGVALIVMAPLLALMLHLPTQAFPALMLSLLLGTPLMSLAGGIGAALTVRVQRGGILLTLLSLPLYIPVLIFGTGAVQSAVEGMPYSGHLLWIAALLMLGLCLAPLAIAASLRIVAD
- the ccmA gene encoding cytochrome c biogenesis heme-transporting ATPase CcmA, whose protein sequence is MLEVAKLECERDDRVLFSNLSIQLSPGELLQIEGCNGAGKTTLLRVVAGLCSDYRGELSWRGQKLSSVYADFRLSTFYFGHKPAVKTELTPIENILWRSSLRNERYPEPSIVSALEQVSLAGYEEVPCGQLSAGQHRRVALADLSLSTTPLWILDEPFTAIDVDGVAWLEQLLAQHIENNGAVVMTSHQSLSKLSDRVRKLRLEAYAPSEEENDHEDSGAWL
- the narL gene encoding two-component system response regulator NarL, which codes for MNDTSILLIDDHPLLRKGLAQLIDEEEGLKVIAEVGDGATGLKKAIELEPDLILLDLNMKGMDGLETLKAMRANGVVSRVVVLTVSEHKDDVAAMFRAGADGYLLKDMEPEELLGQISQAAMGKLAIDVRLAEVLASVLRPDSTQTSKIDLLTPKEREVLQFIAEGDANKIIARKMNISEGTVKVHVKRMLRKLDFRSRVEAAVWWVNNRGR
- a CDS encoding histidine kinase; the encoded protein is MKPIRFKALAAIITICFLGLLSVSGSLWFAATTESDAAAINLAGSLRMQAWRLVDRVNSDKTSDNGLRQLITTYDSSFASPTLQRLADRTDIIGRRYQALVNEWHSEMRPLLRDKAGCRAFADKAPGFVDRLNDLVTSLQLHTERKLHWLVILAIFSLCSILAIGVMTIRYIQLNLIRPVEQLSKAAKKVRCGEFDHLRLDYRDANEMGQLTETFSAMADSLSLLYSDLEAKVSAKTRSLEQANTALQLLYESSRTLGMNPYDEDQLMLLLERWKQLLGLKSAYVCLTGNTASMRLQRIFPESETFNEICNVGQCEGCIQAPSSDIQFSLSQNDQGYGYLQISLHDGQCLTEESRQWLRTFGDIVSTSLYRSSYQTQERRLLLMEERAVIARELHDSLAQALSYQKIQVTRLKKVLERMGLEESVHLVVEDIREGVNNAYRQLRELLNTFRLSMSFGSLEEALQQTMKEYSKRDESVKFNLDYRLRFCHLDAHHQIHVLHIVREGLVNVIQHSGAKQATVVCEQVAPEKVQVLIDDDGSGFGKEISTPGHYGTTIMQERAESLGGQLYFESSGLGGARVRLEFSLL